The following are from one region of the Paenibacillus sp. JZ16 genome:
- a CDS encoding glycoside hydrolase family 2 protein has protein sequence MKTPVAPSIHTKIPRAEYPRPDFERKDWLNLNGQWSFRLDMQGSDDVQQQAGTGADGDAAALEGGDASLFTSEITVPFSWVSPLSGIERNEKGVGWYRRSVKWEPTGSQSRIFLRFGAVDYLCDVWVNGKHVGSHQGGYGTFEFDVTAVWDLVKDNTIVVRAEDFDHNYQARGKQGYGEIRGIWQPVWLEARPQTYLEQAIFTTSIDGRIELKSKIQAQEAGTVTLQLSFAEGSVTHQVEWELQEGANERTTVFQVHDPRLWSPETPHLYEGELRLAGSSGEDVVHTYFGIREIGTAKFDGRDYRWITLNGKPVYLNGTLDQSYHQTGFFTYPTDTEMRDEIYLMKRLGLNFVRIHIKPEEPRKLYWADKLGILVMEDMPCFWGNPDEAARSAYEREALEVMERDRNHPSIFSWVMFNETWGLRTDSESAGLTGGEGQHRYYLPETQEWVREKYRWAKELDPTRIVEDNSPCAYDHVETDINTWHFYINGYEPLRNHIEEIVQKTYPGSEHNYIGGNQQGDAPLMNSECGNVWGIDGGAGDSDLAWHYRYMLNEFRRHDKLCGFVFTEFRDVTNEFNGYYRLDGTDKKFGYEDFVPGMTIADLHTPDFIVIDAPPCQTLDQGAEAVIPLLRSSYSDQYHGQKLTLAWELSYDQLGTKVVADQGTLDVVWGGYGVAPLTELKLRMPKTDAVAILGVRLLNEGRGVVTRNFTTFDVRGGKGQGNDGAEGSTVSIPVNTFREQSFAYMWEALQGSKVNGGGEGRFVYEVQLPDHDEQPLIRDIEIFFEAGAKRLLARNIEGARHRTHGIDFMHGASADVEYNPSTYYMTDEELHESRISVWVDDVQIGEAVLADDPADSRGVLSWHYQPVHNLLEEAGSYGYLCQAQVPGRLAAELDRKRSFRLELRAEKGGISLYGRNAGRYPIDLLVRCR, from the coding sequence ATGAAGACTCCTGTAGCACCCTCCATTCACACGAAAATTCCGCGCGCGGAGTATCCTAGACCGGATTTTGAGCGAAAAGACTGGTTGAATTTGAACGGCCAGTGGTCGTTCCGGCTCGACATGCAAGGATCAGATGATGTACAACAACAAGCGGGTACGGGCGCCGATGGAGACGCTGCTGCCCTGGAGGGTGGAGACGCCAGCCTTTTTACTTCAGAGATTACGGTGCCCTTCTCTTGGGTTAGTCCCCTGTCCGGCATTGAGCGTAACGAGAAGGGGGTAGGCTGGTATCGTCGATCCGTGAAGTGGGAGCCAACCGGGAGCCAGTCCCGGATCTTTCTGCGGTTTGGTGCCGTCGATTATCTGTGTGATGTATGGGTCAACGGCAAGCATGTCGGCTCGCATCAAGGCGGCTACGGAACCTTCGAGTTTGACGTGACAGCGGTGTGGGATTTGGTAAAAGACAATACGATCGTTGTGCGTGCAGAGGACTTCGACCACAATTATCAGGCCCGAGGGAAGCAGGGGTACGGCGAGATCCGGGGCATTTGGCAGCCGGTTTGGCTGGAGGCCCGGCCGCAAACCTACTTGGAGCAAGCCATCTTTACGACCTCCATTGACGGTCGGATCGAATTGAAATCCAAGATCCAGGCTCAAGAAGCAGGGACAGTGACACTTCAACTCTCGTTTGCGGAGGGCTCGGTTACGCATCAGGTGGAGTGGGAACTGCAAGAAGGCGCGAATGAACGGACAACGGTGTTCCAAGTCCACGACCCGCGGTTGTGGAGTCCTGAAACCCCTCATTTATACGAAGGGGAGCTGCGACTGGCCGGTTCATCCGGCGAAGATGTCGTCCATACTTATTTTGGCATACGGGAGATCGGAACGGCGAAGTTTGACGGACGGGATTACCGCTGGATCACGTTGAACGGGAAGCCGGTTTATTTAAACGGGACGCTGGACCAATCCTACCATCAGACGGGATTCTTTACTTATCCGACGGATACGGAGATGCGGGACGAGATCTATCTGATGAAACGGCTGGGACTGAACTTCGTGCGGATTCATATCAAGCCGGAGGAGCCCCGCAAGCTGTATTGGGCGGATAAACTCGGAATTCTGGTGATGGAGGATATGCCGTGCTTCTGGGGCAATCCGGATGAAGCGGCGCGTTCCGCCTATGAGCGCGAGGCGCTGGAAGTGATGGAGCGGGACCGGAATCATCCGTCAATCTTTTCATGGGTCATGTTTAACGAGACTTGGGGACTCCGTACGGATAGCGAGTCTGCCGGCCTGACGGGCGGCGAAGGACAGCATCGGTATTATCTTCCGGAGACCCAGGAGTGGGTAAGGGAGAAATACAGATGGGCCAAGGAGCTGGACCCGACTCGGATTGTGGAAGACAATTCTCCATGCGCCTACGATCATGTGGAGACGGATATCAATACTTGGCATTTTTACATCAACGGTTATGAACCGCTGCGGAATCATATCGAGGAGATTGTCCAGAAGACCTATCCAGGGTCCGAACATAACTATATCGGCGGCAATCAGCAAGGCGACGCTCCGCTCATGAACAGTGAATGCGGAAACGTGTGGGGAATTGACGGAGGAGCCGGGGACAGCGATCTCGCGTGGCATTACCGTTACATGCTGAACGAGTTCCGGCGCCATGATAAGCTGTGCGGCTTCGTATTTACGGAGTTCCGTGACGTGACAAACGAATTTAACGGCTATTACCGCCTGGATGGGACGGACAAAAAATTCGGGTACGAGGATTTTGTGCCGGGCATGACGATCGCCGATCTGCACACGCCGGATTTCATCGTTATTGACGCACCGCCTTGCCAGACGCTGGACCAAGGGGCTGAGGCTGTCATACCGCTGCTGCGCTCCAGTTATTCGGATCAATACCATGGACAGAAGCTTACCCTTGCCTGGGAATTATCCTATGATCAGCTCGGAACGAAGGTTGTCGCTGATCAAGGCACCCTGGATGTGGTCTGGGGCGGCTACGGTGTTGCGCCACTAACGGAACTCAAGCTTCGCATGCCGAAGACCGATGCGGTTGCGATCCTTGGAGTTCGTCTCTTAAATGAAGGAAGAGGTGTGGTAACGCGCAACTTTACGACGTTTGATGTTCGTGGCGGAAAAGGTCAGGGGAACGATGGAGCGGAAGGGAGCACCGTAAGCATCCCGGTTAACACATTCCGTGAGCAAAGCTTCGCCTACATGTGGGAGGCGCTTCAAGGCTCCAAAGTGAATGGCGGCGGAGAAGGCCGATTCGTCTATGAGGTGCAGCTGCCGGATCACGACGAACAGCCGCTGATCCGCGATATCGAGATATTCTTCGAGGCTGGAGCGAAACGCTTATTGGCCAGAAATATCGAGGGGGCGCGGCATCGCACGCATGGCATCGACTTTATGCACGGCGCTTCGGCGGATGTGGAGTATAACCCGAGCACTTACTATATGACGGATGAAGAGCTGCATGAATCCCGTATTTCCGTATGGGTGGACGATGTCCAAATCGGTGAGGCTGTGCTCGCGGATGATCCTGCCGATAGCCGGGGCGTTCTGTCGTGGCACTATCAGCCGGTCCATAATCTTCTGGAAGAGGCCGGTTCGTACGGATACCTGTGCCAGGCGCAGGTACCGGGCAGACTCGCGGCTGAGCTTGACCGCAAGCGCAGCTTCCGACTGGAGCTGCGGGCCGAGAAGGGCGGCATCAGTCTGTATGGTCGGAATGCAGGGCGTTATCCGATCGATTTGCTGGTGCGGTGTCGGTGA
- a CDS encoding aspartyl protease family protein has translation MKIEYRDGLLFTEVTILFNGQKKTINNIVIDTGASHTLISQDEVDDIGIRVTLEDDIITSYGIGGKEHAFTKMIEAIQVGFNIDLDNLELLRLQ, from the coding sequence ATGAAAATTGAATATAGAGATGGGTTATTATTTACGGAAGTAACTATTCTTTTTAATGGGCAAAAGAAAACAATAAATAATATAGTTATTGACACAGGAGCAAGTCATACTTTGATTTCACAGGATGAAGTAGATGATATTGGTATTCGAGTCACCCTAGAAGATGATATTATAACTAGTTATGGAATCGGCGGAAAAGAACATGCATTTACCAAGATGATAGAGGCGATCCAGGTAGGATTCAATATTGATTTAGACAACCTTGAATTACTACGTCTGCAATGA
- a CDS encoding M50 family metallopeptidase produces MNKWLKALLFLVGAAILTRLIPFSSWFRILDTMIHELGHAVMTLLMSGRVLSIELNPDHSGVTYSMLASGGWSPIVVSLAGYMSASLFAILMFYGYAKKKQATGLITITVLALIMIIFFVRAGYGLWWLIIFMIVNLIFYFLGEKIRNFYYLLLAFLVLEESVVGPLTLLTMALTQPKQAGDASNLANMTVLPAFVWALLFLLFSLWCARMALQLFWKKR; encoded by the coding sequence ATGAATAAATGGCTGAAAGCATTGTTATTTCTAGTGGGCGCGGCTATTCTGACAAGGCTGATCCCCTTCTCTTCCTGGTTCCGTATCCTGGATACGATGATCCATGAGCTGGGGCATGCCGTCATGACCCTACTCATGTCGGGGCGGGTGCTCAGCATCGAGCTGAATCCCGATCACAGCGGCGTGACCTATTCCATGCTGGCTTCCGGCGGCTGGAGTCCGATTGTGGTCTCGCTAGCAGGTTATATGTCGGCGTCCCTGTTCGCCATTCTGATGTTCTACGGCTATGCCAAGAAAAAGCAGGCCACCGGACTGATCACCATTACCGTGCTTGCTCTCATTATGATCATTTTCTTCGTTCGCGCCGGCTATGGATTATGGTGGCTCATTATTTTTATGATCGTGAATTTGATCTTCTATTTCCTCGGCGAGAAGATCCGCAATTTCTACTACCTGCTGCTTGCCTTTCTCGTGCTGGAAGAGTCCGTGGTCGGTCCGCTAACCCTCCTGACCATGGCGCTGACCCAGCCCAAACAAGCAGGCGACGCCTCCAACCTGGCCAACATGACCGTGCTCCCGGCCTTCGTCTGGGCGCTGCTGTTCCTGCTGTTCTCCCTATGGTGCGCGAGGATGGCGCTCCAGCTGTTCTGGAAGAAGCGGTGA
- a CDS encoding TerB N-terminal domain-containing protein: MTNDKPNNDNHIKDIRQTTHVSDQGIRFAEFELAGDEQDVSLPDKQSVMLNQEQEPMNPVAPTKKSLIVKPQQPLDMNWDEDFRYVTKEQQFVQRARELAWHVEGATPFVAFKSYWPTYDQMASDQFKWYFYWREEVRSGRYPDTDLSYLFVYFYELIHGVGWSDPLQGYELMEQAWMAYRKRYSKLDTYLREWLYDFMIVHGLDMPIRETYQRFPRVLSSELKEKEWKRRFSLQPVELTWELLLDLLDYDVEKSRFYQESGRKDLEQYAPKVIALVDSYWAKIRGHRFIDHFQPRPRQVKRHLFRSAVYDHGLYGRNVVLTVVSLSEYAPLRSYITALVRLTENKLRELRGFKGRLRGPDVVDPEIVEIITRYLKKEIQEQIEAQRRQAIPEVQIDTGKLRRLQQESDQVRDMLLTEEAGQQAEASNSQPASEPASSVGASSDHSEDTGASSNMAAPSKGRSSRKSAAKKPDVFQAVMDFDADPYEVEAIEVRDQLDEADGIVHSVNTEESKSEAANGKSMGSSGSAGDRSMQSTGSLELKPLPSSEHSSEAGGIHVIDPHVVDVEALIGMPTVGEQLWQWEVEDEEWQELAERLNPTHLEVLHALKAGPNRSELQQIAEKVGSMPALLLDEINEAAMDTIGDLLIDGEVIADDYIDMLETLKSV, from the coding sequence ATGACAAACGATAAGCCTAACAACGACAATCACATAAAAGATATAAGACAAACTACGCACGTGAGTGACCAAGGGATTCGTTTTGCCGAATTCGAGCTGGCGGGTGATGAGCAGGACGTTTCGCTGCCGGACAAGCAGTCAGTTATGCTGAATCAGGAGCAGGAACCCATGAATCCTGTGGCACCAACGAAGAAATCCTTGATTGTGAAGCCGCAGCAGCCGCTGGATATGAATTGGGATGAGGACTTCCGCTACGTGACCAAGGAGCAGCAATTCGTTCAAAGGGCGAGGGAACTCGCATGGCATGTAGAGGGGGCGACCCCTTTTGTAGCCTTCAAAAGCTATTGGCCAACCTACGACCAGATGGCCAGCGACCAGTTCAAATGGTATTTTTACTGGCGGGAGGAAGTCAGGTCCGGGCGGTACCCGGATACGGACTTATCCTATTTGTTTGTCTATTTTTACGAGCTGATCCACGGCGTGGGTTGGAGCGATCCTCTGCAAGGCTATGAATTGATGGAGCAGGCATGGATGGCCTACCGCAAGCGTTATTCCAAGCTGGATACGTACCTGCGGGAGTGGTTATATGATTTTATGATCGTGCATGGCCTGGATATGCCGATCCGCGAAACGTACCAGCGCTTTCCGCGCGTTCTATCCAGTGAGCTGAAGGAGAAGGAATGGAAGCGTCGGTTCTCCCTCCAGCCCGTGGAGCTGACGTGGGAGCTGCTGCTCGATTTACTGGATTATGACGTGGAGAAGAGCCGTTTTTATCAGGAGAGTGGCCGCAAGGACTTGGAACAGTATGCCCCCAAAGTCATTGCGCTCGTGGACAGCTATTGGGCCAAAATAAGGGGGCACCGATTCATCGACCACTTTCAGCCCCGGCCCCGGCAGGTGAAACGGCATTTATTCCGCAGCGCGGTGTACGATCATGGGTTATACGGGCGAAACGTCGTGCTGACGGTGGTGTCTTTAAGCGAGTATGCACCTTTGCGTTCCTATATAACGGCGCTGGTACGCTTGACCGAGAATAAGCTGCGGGAGCTGAGAGGTTTCAAGGGACGGCTGCGCGGCCCGGATGTAGTGGATCCTGAAATAGTAGAGATTATTACCCGTTATCTGAAAAAAGAGATTCAGGAGCAGATAGAGGCCCAGCGCAGACAGGCGATACCTGAGGTTCAGATCGACACCGGGAAGCTGCGCCGATTACAGCAGGAGTCGGACCAGGTCCGCGACATGCTGCTTACGGAGGAAGCGGGGCAGCAGGCTGAAGCGAGCAACAGTCAGCCGGCATCGGAACCAGCTTCGTCCGTTGGTGCTTCTTCAGATCACTCCGAAGATACGGGAGCAAGCAGTAACATGGCTGCACCTTCCAAGGGCCGATCTTCCCGAAAATCGGCGGCGAAGAAACCGGACGTGTTCCAGGCGGTGATGGATTTTGATGCGGATCCTTATGAGGTTGAAGCCATAGAGGTACGTGATCAGCTTGATGAAGCAGATGGCATCGTTCACTCCGTGAACACGGAAGAATCGAAATCAGAAGCAGCGAACGGAAAGTCTATGGGGTCGTCAGGGAGTGCTGGTGATCGCTCAATGCAATCCACAGGCTCTCTAGAGCTCAAGCCGCTGCCTTCATCAGAGCATTCATCTGAAGCTGGGGGCATCCACGTTATAGACCCGCACGTCGTAGATGTAGAGGCCCTTATAGGGATGCCTACAGTAGGAGAGCAGTTGTGGCAATGGGAGGTAGAGGATGAGGAATGGCAGGAGCTTGCAGAGCGTCTCAATCCCACCCACCTGGAAGTTCTCCACGCCCTCAAGGCGGGACCGAACCGCTCGGAGCTGCAGCAAATTGCGGAGAAGGTCGGTTCCATGCCGGCGTTATTGCTTGATGAGATCAATGAGGCCGCGATGGACACCATCGGTGATCTTTTGATCGATGGAGAGGTCATTGCGGATGATTATATAGATATGCTGGAAACATTAAAGTCCGTATAA
- a CDS encoding ATP-binding protein, translated as MTELKIPKRLTTALVNSLTAGVVPRVGLEFIAVGRKPEVESILRDMENIAEGGAAFRLITGRYGSGKSFLLQIIRNYAMDRDFVVADADLSPERRLVGTKGQGLATYRELMTHLSTRTRPDGGALEAILQKWIAAIQQDIMQETGMRPDDPALNDRVELQIYAVTNGMQNLVHGFDFAKVLAAYWNGYKLGDDDRKGAALRWLRGEVPTKTEARKDLGVGVIIDDDNWYDYMKLWSEFTAAIGYKGLLLFIDEGVNLYKITNSVSRQSNYEKLLTMFNDTMQGKAEHLGIYMGGTPQFVEDERRGLFSYDALRSRLIDGRYGSSSLRTYTSPILKLDMLSYEEILILLQKLRDIHALHFKYEAQLTDDQLIAFMQTAVNRLGAEELLTTREVVRDFMDLLHTLHQHPDATFEELLGERAAAQPQGKGPNDADSDDLDDLLAEFEL; from the coding sequence ATGACGGAACTAAAAATACCGAAACGGCTCACAACGGCCCTCGTAAACTCTTTAACGGCAGGGGTCGTGCCGCGGGTGGGGCTTGAGTTCATCGCCGTCGGCCGGAAGCCGGAGGTGGAGTCCATCCTGCGCGATATGGAAAATATCGCCGAGGGCGGCGCCGCCTTCCGCCTGATTACGGGCCGCTACGGAAGCGGCAAAAGCTTCCTGCTGCAGATCATCCGCAACTACGCGATGGACCGCGATTTCGTGGTGGCGGATGCGGATCTGTCGCCGGAGCGGCGGCTGGTGGGCACGAAAGGGCAAGGTCTTGCCACTTACCGTGAGCTGATGACCCATCTGTCCACAAGGACGCGTCCGGACGGGGGCGCGTTGGAGGCCATTTTGCAGAAATGGATTGCCGCGATCCAGCAGGACATTATGCAGGAGACGGGCATGCGGCCAGATGATCCTGCCCTGAATGATCGGGTGGAGCTGCAGATCTATGCGGTGACAAACGGCATGCAGAATCTGGTGCACGGGTTTGATTTTGCGAAGGTGTTGGCTGCCTACTGGAACGGCTATAAGCTTGGCGACGATGACCGCAAGGGAGCGGCGCTGCGCTGGCTCCGCGGGGAAGTTCCGACGAAGACGGAGGCGCGTAAGGACCTTGGCGTCGGGGTCATTATCGATGATGACAATTGGTACGATTATATGAAGCTGTGGTCCGAGTTTACGGCGGCCATTGGGTATAAGGGATTGCTGCTGTTCATTGACGAAGGGGTTAATCTCTACAAAATTACCAACAGCGTATCCCGCCAGAGCAACTACGAGAAGCTGCTGACCATGTTCAACGACACGATGCAGGGCAAAGCGGAGCATCTGGGCATCTACATGGGCGGAACACCGCAGTTTGTCGAGGATGAGCGCCGGGGGCTCTTCAGTTATGACGCGCTGCGTTCCCGCCTGATCGACGGACGCTACGGCAGCAGCTCGCTGAGAACGTACACTTCGCCCATCCTGAAGCTGGACATGCTGTCGTATGAGGAGATTCTGATCCTCCTGCAAAAGCTGCGGGATATCCACGCCCTGCACTTCAAATATGAAGCGCAGTTAACGGATGATCAGCTCATCGCATTCATGCAGACGGCCGTGAATAGGTTGGGAGCAGAGGAGCTGCTCACCACCCGCGAGGTGGTGCGGGATTTCATGGATCTGCTGCATACGCTGCATCAGCATCCCGATGCCACGTTTGAAGAGCTGCTAGGCGAGCGTGCCGCAGCGCAGCCGCAAGGCAAAGGGCCGAATGATGCCGATTCGGACGATCTGGACGATCTGCTGGCGGAGTTTGAATTATGA
- a CDS encoding DEAD/DEAH box helicase — protein MSANPFSRLAPFIQEFIYKKRWDTLREAQVEACRVLFDTSNHLLIASGTASGKTEAAFFPALTELYNVPSSSVGILYIGPLKALINDQFERISDLLKEGQVPVWHWHGDVSQAEKTKLMQKPSGVLQITPESLEGLLMNRPNAIPALFQDLRYVIIDEVHAFMGADRGIQVLSQLTRIERMASCSPRRIGLSATLSDYETAAGWLGAGTKNAVEVVSPQGGRKLRLSVEHFSFPDARDEKQAEQLELARKAYYDFVYDNTHLKKALVFTNSRSDAELTTLELRRIAAKREQRDVFHVHHGSISAMLREEAEAALREGPGPAVAAATLTLELGIDLGELERVIQLGAPYSCSSFVQRLGRSGRRGDQASEMMFLCPEDEDEEAMLPARMPWMLLRAIAVIELYIREKWVEPLALRKKPVGVLYHQTMSTLKSMGEAEPPDLARAVLSLPAFRGIEPEEYKEFLQYLLQTDHIQRTEEGSLIIGLGGEKIVNNYRFYAVFKDDEEHVVYNGSEEIGSITTVPPPGYCFSLAGKLWKVEEVDTKHKALYVKSAKGKVDTLWLGAGGDVHTRVVQKMREVLADSAIYPYLAPGAVNRLERARRLARESGLLKQVVLPAGGDSLFILPWAGSKQFRTLERLLKHNLSERLALRSIVPMEPYYMVVAGKVDNKTLMEEIKQELMDCEDASALLDPDEAPYLGKYDEFVPPKLVRTAFAADGLDLEGLADVLGMAHGAAGRGAMDV, from the coding sequence ATGAGTGCGAACCCTTTTTCCAGGCTGGCCCCGTTCATTCAGGAGTTTATCTATAAAAAAAGATGGGATACGCTTCGCGAAGCGCAGGTGGAAGCCTGCCGGGTCCTGTTCGACACGTCCAATCATCTGCTGATCGCTTCCGGCACGGCATCGGGCAAGACCGAAGCCGCGTTCTTCCCGGCGCTGACGGAGCTGTACAACGTGCCTTCCAGCTCAGTAGGGATCCTGTATATCGGCCCGCTTAAGGCGCTGATCAACGATCAGTTTGAGCGCATCTCCGATCTGTTGAAGGAGGGCCAGGTGCCGGTATGGCATTGGCATGGCGATGTGTCCCAAGCCGAGAAAACGAAGCTGATGCAGAAGCCGTCGGGCGTGCTGCAGATTACGCCGGAATCGCTTGAAGGGCTGCTCATGAACCGGCCGAACGCCATCCCGGCGCTGTTCCAGGATTTGCGGTATGTCATCATTGACGAGGTGCATGCCTTTATGGGAGCGGATCGGGGCATTCAGGTGCTGAGCCAGCTGACCCGGATCGAGCGGATGGCTTCCTGTTCCCCTCGCCGCATCGGGCTGTCGGCTACGCTTAGCGATTACGAGACCGCTGCCGGCTGGCTGGGCGCAGGCACGAAGAACGCGGTCGAGGTTGTCTCGCCGCAAGGGGGGCGGAAGCTGCGGCTGTCGGTCGAGCATTTCTCCTTCCCCGATGCGCGGGATGAGAAGCAGGCGGAGCAGCTGGAGCTTGCCCGTAAAGCCTATTACGATTTCGTATACGACAACACGCATCTGAAAAAAGCGCTGGTCTTCACCAACAGCCGCTCGGATGCCGAGCTGACCACGCTCGAGCTGCGCCGGATTGCGGCCAAGCGCGAGCAGCGGGACGTCTTCCATGTGCACCATGGAAGCATCTCGGCGATGCTGCGCGAGGAAGCCGAGGCTGCGCTCCGTGAAGGTCCGGGGCCGGCGGTTGCAGCGGCCACCCTGACGCTGGAGCTCGGCATCGATCTCGGCGAGCTGGAGCGGGTGATTCAGCTGGGCGCGCCGTACAGCTGCTCCAGCTTCGTTCAGCGGCTCGGCCGCTCCGGCCGGCGCGGGGATCAGGCCTCCGAGATGATGTTCCTCTGTCCGGAGGACGAGGATGAGGAGGCCATGCTGCCTGCGCGCATGCCATGGATGCTGCTCCGGGCCATTGCAGTCATCGAGCTGTATATTCGCGAGAAGTGGGTCGAACCGCTGGCCCTGCGGAAGAAGCCGGTGGGCGTGCTCTATCATCAAACGATGAGCACGCTTAAGAGCATGGGTGAAGCCGAGCCGCCGGATCTGGCGAGAGCAGTGCTGTCTCTCCCGGCTTTCCGCGGCATTGAGCCGGAGGAATACAAGGAGTTCTTGCAGTATTTGCTGCAGACGGACCATATCCAGCGTACGGAGGAAGGAAGCTTGATCATCGGCCTTGGCGGGGAGAAAATCGTGAACAACTACCGCTTCTACGCGGTGTTTAAGGACGATGAAGAGCATGTCGTATATAACGGGTCCGAAGAAATCGGATCGATTACGACCGTGCCGCCGCCGGGCTACTGCTTCTCGCTCGCGGGCAAGCTGTGGAAGGTGGAGGAAGTCGATACGAAGCATAAGGCCCTGTATGTAAAGTCGGCCAAAGGCAAGGTCGATACCTTATGGCTTGGCGCAGGCGGCGATGTGCATACTCGCGTGGTGCAGAAGATGCGGGAGGTGCTGGCGGACAGCGCCATTTATCCGTATCTGGCGCCGGGCGCGGTGAATCGTCTGGAACGGGCTCGTCGTCTCGCCCGGGAAAGCGGACTGCTGAAGCAGGTGGTCCTACCGGCGGGCGGCGACTCCCTGTTCATCCTGCCTTGGGCGGGCAGCAAGCAGTTCCGCACGCTGGAACGACTGCTGAAGCATAATCTGTCGGAACGGCTGGCGCTTCGCTCTATCGTGCCGATGGAGCCATATTATATGGTGGTCGCGGGTAAGGTCGATAATAAGACGCTGATGGAGGAAATCAAGCAGGAACTGATGGATTGCGAGGACGCAAGCGCACTCCTGGATCCGGACGAAGCGCCGTATCTCGGCAAATATGACGAGTTCGTCCCGCCGAAGCTCGTTCGCACCGCTTTTGCCGCCGACGGACTGGATCTGGAGGGATTGGCTGATGTGCTGGGGATGGCACATGGAGCAGCGGGAAGGGGAGCTATGGATGTGTGA
- a CDS encoding phosphotransferase, protein MEQREGELWMCDKEEILPYGNVNEVVRIGNNVHRTTEWSSFVHDLLRHLDKQGFEGAPKFIGIDHSGREILSYIPGEVPGNQYPDFKPYIWSDHALIQSAVLLRRYHDAVQDFAAASIQPEVAHNSQASGEWDEEVVCHNDAAPYNIVFQDEVPVALIDFDLAAPGPRIWDVVYMLYTSVPLASFAIDYTTGTSIPYQSELHAADRTQRVSLFFKSYGISPPPNLKEWTIRRIKALCDTLTTGAAQGNKAYQNMIDDGHVAHYEREIQFLQAHFEEWYR, encoded by the coding sequence ATGGAGCAGCGGGAAGGGGAGCTATGGATGTGTGACAAGGAAGAAATACTTCCTTATGGCAATGTGAACGAAGTCGTACGTATCGGTAATAACGTTCATCGTACTACTGAATGGAGTTCTTTCGTGCATGACTTGCTTCGACACTTGGATAAGCAGGGGTTTGAAGGCGCCCCCAAGTTCATAGGCATTGATCATAGCGGTCGCGAGATCTTGTCCTACATTCCTGGCGAAGTGCCGGGAAACCAATATCCTGATTTTAAACCCTATATATGGTCGGATCATGCCCTTATCCAGAGTGCTGTGTTGTTACGGCGTTATCATGACGCCGTACAGGACTTTGCCGCAGCTTCAATCCAACCGGAGGTTGCACATAACTCTCAGGCTTCGGGGGAATGGGACGAAGAAGTGGTCTGTCACAATGATGCCGCGCCATACAATATCGTGTTTCAAGACGAGGTGCCGGTTGCACTGATTGATTTTGATCTGGCTGCGCCAGGTCCAAGAATCTGGGACGTCGTTTATATGCTGTACACCTCAGTCCCGCTGGCAAGCTTTGCAATAGATTACACTACGGGGACATCGATACCTTATCAATCGGAATTACATGCTGCGGATCGCACGCAGAGAGTATCGCTGTTCTTTAAGTCCTATGGCATATCACCGCCTCCCAACTTGAAAGAATGGACTATTAGACGCATCAAGGCATTATGCGATACACTTACAACCGGTGCGGCACAAGGCAACAAGGCTTATCAGAACATGATCGATGACGGGCATGTGGCCCATTACGAACGAGAGATTCAATTTCTGCAGGCACACTTTGAAGAGTGGTACCGATGA